The Zingiber officinale cultivar Zhangliang chromosome 9A, Zo_v1.1, whole genome shotgun sequence genome window below encodes:
- the LOC122019830 gene encoding nuclear transport factor 2A-like isoform X10 has protein sequence MDTYAIFKDYRLLFDVFGRAFAEHYYRTFESNPQALVGLYLDYSMLTFEGEKIQGAAAIVSKLTSHPFQQCAHAISTVDCQPSGFSGGVLVVVNGFLLLGGEQHPRMFSQELGCPDELYPPTI, from the exons ATGGACACGTACGCGATCTTTAAGGATTACCGTCTCCTCTTTGACGTTTTCGGCAGGGCGTTCGCCGAGCACTATTACCGGACGTTCGAGAGCAACCCGCAGGCGCTCGTAGGGCTCTACCTGGATTACTCCATGCTCACCTTTGAGGGCGAGAAGATCCAGGGTGCGGCTGCGATTGTCTCTAAACTCACTTCTCACCCCTTCCAGCAGTGCGCCCATGCCATCTCCACCGTCGATTGCCAACCCTCAGGATTTTCTGGTGGTGTTCTTGTCGTCGTTAACGGATTCCTCCTGCTTGGTGGCGAGCAACATCCTCGCATGTTCAGCCAg GAATTAGGATGCCCAGATGAATTATATCCCCCAACTATTTAG
- the LOC122019830 gene encoding nuclear transport factor 2A-like isoform X12, whose product MDTYAIFKDYRLLFDVFGRAFAEHYYRTFESNPQALVGLYLDYSMLTFEGEKIQGAAAIVSKLTSHPFQQCAHAISTVDCQPSGFSGGVLVVVNGFLLLGGEQHPRMFSQGYTSPSNRPPGD is encoded by the coding sequence ATGGACACGTACGCGATCTTTAAGGATTACCGTCTCCTCTTTGACGTTTTCGGCAGGGCGTTCGCCGAGCACTATTACCGGACGTTCGAGAGCAACCCGCAGGCGCTCGTAGGGCTCTACCTGGATTACTCCATGCTCACCTTTGAGGGCGAGAAGATCCAGGGTGCGGCTGCGATTGTCTCTAAACTCACTTCTCACCCCTTCCAGCAGTGCGCCCATGCCATCTCCACCGTCGATTGCCAACCCTCAGGATTTTCTGGTGGTGTTCTTGTCGTCGTTAACGGATTCCTCCTGCTTGGTGGCGAGCAACATCCTCGCATGTTCAGCCAg
- the LOC122019830 gene encoding nuclear transport factor 2B-like isoform X14: MDTYAIFKDYRLLFDVFGRAFAEHYYRTFESNPQALVGLYLDYSMLTFEGEKIQGAAAIVSKLTSHPFQQCAHAISTVDCQPSGFSGGVLVVVNGFLLLGGEQHPRMFSQIMIC; encoded by the coding sequence ATGGACACGTACGCGATCTTTAAGGATTACCGTCTCCTCTTTGACGTTTTCGGCAGGGCGTTCGCCGAGCACTATTACCGGACGTTCGAGAGCAACCCGCAGGCGCTCGTAGGGCTCTACCTGGATTACTCCATGCTCACCTTTGAGGGCGAGAAGATCCAGGGTGCGGCTGCGATTGTCTCTAAACTCACTTCTCACCCCTTCCAGCAGTGCGCCCATGCCATCTCCACCGTCGATTGCCAACCCTCAGGATTTTCTGGTGGTGTTCTTGTCGTCGTTAACGGATTCCTCCTGCTTGGTGGCGAGCAACATCCTCGCATGTTCAGCCAg
- the LOC122019830 gene encoding nuclear transport factor 2A-like isoform X13, producing MDTYAIFKDYRLLFDVFGRAFAEHYYRTFESNPQALVGLYLDYSMLTFEGEKIQGAAAIVSKLTSHPFQQCAHAISTVDCQPSGFSGGVLVVVNGFLLLGGEQHPRMFSQVEAKVNKQG from the coding sequence ATGGACACGTACGCGATCTTTAAGGATTACCGTCTCCTCTTTGACGTTTTCGGCAGGGCGTTCGCCGAGCACTATTACCGGACGTTCGAGAGCAACCCGCAGGCGCTCGTAGGGCTCTACCTGGATTACTCCATGCTCACCTTTGAGGGCGAGAAGATCCAGGGTGCGGCTGCGATTGTCTCTAAACTCACTTCTCACCCCTTCCAGCAGTGCGCCCATGCCATCTCCACCGTCGATTGCCAACCCTCAGGATTTTCTGGTGGTGTTCTTGTCGTCGTTAACGGATTCCTCCTGCTTGGTGGCGAGCAACATCCTCGCATGTTCAGCCAg